Genomic window (Ranitomeya variabilis isolate aRanVar5 chromosome 8, aRanVar5.hap1, whole genome shotgun sequence):
AGTAACTGTGCCGTAATAACACCTGTTGGGGGGCAATAACGTTTAGACACATCTGCCATTACCTGAATTTTATCGCACCAGCCGGCGAAGTATCGGAAGGTCTGTATGGACATCCCCACGTGGGTCTTTAAGGCCAACGTGTAAACTGCTCCAGAGTCTATGGACTCAATGGTGGCCAGCTCCTCCTGATGTTCCTCCATGAGGTCTGCCAGCCTGGAGCAAGGCAAGAAAAAGGGCACATGAGATAAGAGCCGGGGGCTCCTTCAGGTTTACTCCTCTACGTCCTATAGGGGGTCTGACATATAGTGCtggtgtatacagtggggcaaaaaagtatttagtcagtcagcaatagtgcaagttccaccacttaaaaagatgagaggcgtctgtaatttacatcataggtagacctcaactatgggagacaaactgagaaaaaaaaatccagaaaatcacattgtctgtttttttatcattttatttgcatattatggtggaaaataagtatttggtcagaaacaaacaatcaagatttctggctctcacagacctgtaacttcttctttaagagtctcctctttcctccactcattacctgtagtaatggcacctgtttaaacttgttatcagtataaaaagacacctgtgcacaccctcaaacagtctgactccaaactccactatggtgaagaccaaagagctgtcaaaggacaccagaaacaaaattgtagccctgcaccaggctgggaagactgaatctgcaatagccaaccagcttggagtgaagaaatcaacagtgggagcaataattagaaaatggaagacattcaagaccactgataatctcccttgatctagggctccacgcaaaatcccaccccgtggggtcagaatgatcacaagaacggtgagcaaaaatcccagaaccacgcggggggacctagtgaatgaactgcagagagctgggaccaatgtaacaaggcctaccataagtaacacactacgccaccatggactcagatcctgcagtgccagacgtgtcccactgcttaagccagtacatgtccgggcccgtctgaagtttgctagagagcatttggatgatccagaggagttttgggagaatgtcctatggtctgatgaaaccaaactggaactgtttggtagaaacacaacttgtcgtatttggaggaaaaagaatactgagttgcatccatcaaacaccatacctactgtaaagcatggtggtggaaacatcatgctttggggctgtttctctgcaaaggggccaggacgactgatccgggtacatgaaagaatgaatggggcatgtatcgtgagattttgagtgccaacctccttccatcagcaagggcattgaagatgaaacgtggctgggtctttcaacatgacaatgatccaaagcacaccgccagggcaatgaaggagtggcttcgtaagaagcatttcaaggtcctggagtggcctagccagtctccagatctcaaccctatagaaaacctttggagggagttgaaagtccgtgttgccaagcgaaaagccaaaaacatcactgctctagaggagatctgcatggaggaatgggccaacataccaacaacagtgtgtggcaaccttgtgaagacttaaagaaaacgtttgatctctgtcattgccaacaaaggatgtattacaaagtattgagatgaaattttgtttctgaccaaatacttattttccaccataatatgcaaataaaatgataaaaaaacagacaatgtgattttcaggatttttttttctcagtttgtctcccatagttgaggtctacctatgatgtaaattacagacgcctctcatctttttaagtggtggaacttgcactattgctgactgactaaatacttttttgccccactgtaggtgcCTGGATAATGCAGTGTAGTGCTACCACCACCATCTCACACTGCTAAGACACTGGCACCAACCAGACAGGGAACTCACCTGTAGATCAGGCGGCCTCGATCCCTTGGATTCATTTTTCCCCATTCGCCTTTTTCGAAGGCGTCCTTGGCAGCGGCTACAGCCTTATCGATGTCTGACACCTGGGCCAGAGACACTTTGCAAATGGCCTACAAAGAGGAGAATTGGATGAACACAGGGGAGCGATTCGCCCCATCTGCCATGTTGGCCTGTGAGCGCGCTCGTATTATTTCGGTTCTTACATTTCCATCCGTGGGGTTAATCGTCTCATAGGTTTTCCCGCCTTCGGCGTCTGTAAACTGTCCATTGATGAAAAGCTGATGGGGAATCCTGATCTTCATATCATTAACGTCCTTCTCCACCTGCAGACGGAGAGATAAAGCGAAGACCTCAACAAACAGCCCCACGTATCTCAGCTTCCTGGACCAGAGACATGGAGGACGGCGATATCTGCACACTTCACGCTGATCATTGATACACATCTTACGTAATCTATGAGTATTTCGTCCTCCGCGTCTTCGCCTCTCAGTCTCCTCACGAGCATCTGCACAAACTCCTCAAACTTGGTGGCCATGTAGACGTCTTCATTCTGCAGCTGCAGCCCCTTACACTTCAGCTTTACCTCCTCCACCAGCCTGGAGACATGAGCACAGAAAGGGGACAGTCATCAGGGGCACATGGGAGCCCACCGTAAAAGTCCAAACACCCCTCCGTCCCCATGAGATAGACAGAGATGTTCCCAACGTGTCACCATTCCTCTATCGCCCGGCTTCCTGAATGACCAGCAGTGGAGGCCGGCGGCATCACCGCCCAACTGGTCCAAACTGCACTCTCCACTGCTGCAAACAGAGGTAGCCCTGTCACTGTAACATCGGAGGAGCACAGAGAGTCCAGCAATCCATTCAGCTTCAGAGCAGCGGCTACAAGCTCTATAAAGAGCTTGTAATTGCTGCACTCCTTGTGTAGGAACTGACCTCCGCTGataagactgcagaggtggccggtaaccagGCAGTGAGCAGTAAACTCCAGAATTAAACCATCCTAGGGTTATTAAGATACAACGTTCTGTAGCTTTCCCATTAATTACTTATTGATGGTCGTTATCTAACCTGACAACGTCCATAGATGCTGCTCCGGCCTTGAAGAAATCAGTGGAGTCTTCAACCTGGGGGACGTTGGTGAGGATGCGCTTCCAGGCGGCCTAGGACACAAGCACAGAGACGGTTACCAAACTACCGACTGGCCTAGATGACAGTCATGGCGGGAGGTCTGGGACGCACATACCCGCATTTCATCCGCCACGGCTTGCTCCTCCGCGGACAGCTGTAAGGACGCGTTGTCCGATGACTTAAAGTACTGAGACGCCGGAATCATCTTCCCGTCCTCAAACTGAAGGTTCTTCACTATCAGCTGCGAGTAAATATAAACCTGTGACACGCGGCCAATGGAAACCGACTGGCCCCATATTGTGGTGTCCCCACTATTCCCCGAGGGACCCACTCACACAATACGCCACATGTCCCAGGTCACAACATGGCGGAAAGTTGGATTATTGGAACCCATGGTGCGGGATGTTATAATCACCCGATGAGATTGGTGGGATTTTATCACATCACTTACAGTTTTCCCATCATTTCCAAACAGCACCAGCCCGTTCTTGGTGACCACAGCCGGCTTTGACGCCCCAGGGATTTCCAGAGGTTCTCCATCCGGGCTCGGTCCATTGGGGGTGAAGGATGAACCGAAAAAAGTCAATTTCTAGATAACAGAAAAAATAAGTAAATCAGTAAATTATCTGACTATCTAATGGAGGTGAGAGAATCGATTCACCGGCATCTTGGCTCCGGTTCTGATCAGTAGTCGCCTGGCAGGATGTCGTGTGTGCGTCACCCCACAATGATGACGTCGCGGCAGGCTACTGATCTAAAGACGAGCGGGATGCCAGCAGTTAGGGGGCACGCAGGGCTCCCATCTAGCGGCCGTGGACTACTGACGTGGCCACTGGTCCTGTGAATTGATCCGCTCATCACTGCTATGTTTTCTGCAGCACCGGTGGTGTCCATAAGATGGCGCTGTAGACTCTGCACTTACGCTGCCGTTGAGCTCGGTCCAGGCGCCCGGCACCTTATCGTTCCCTCTGATGAAGTTGTGTATCGCTTCTGCCGACTCATCCCAATTAATCTACAGATTTGGACAAAGGAAACCTGAGTAAGGGCCGACCATCCCAATAATTCCTCATCACCCACTCAGTCATtaactacaaaaatccacattcTCTAACGTTTCATGCTTGGGCTGAACAACAACACAACCTCCGAATGTCCATGGTCAGACGTCCTGCACCGTTAATCAGACCTCAGCAACTTTTTACTATATAGAAGTATTGACGTTGCGGCGCAGTCGGGTTATTCCAGCGGTTGGACGGTACCTGGCGGGTGACGCCATCTTACTGTGAAGCCCCGCGGAGGTGGAGCAGAGTAAGAGTGAACCAGTAGAACAGGTCAGGTCACCTTTGCAGTTTCCTTCTTCTGTATTGGGTCATATGTGGCCCCTTCAGTGGGTTGTGGGATCCTCGGAGCCGAGCCGTGTGCAATCAGACGCACGGCCTCCACCTGCAAGACAGACGGCAGAGGAACAAAATCTCATCGCTGGTAGTAACGTCTCACAGGAGTCTTCATCAGTGACCGATGTCTCCTCCCGGCTGCTccctctcccctctcacagcaaaCAGTCACAGACCTGAGGCAAGCGAGGCTGCAGTCGCATCCAGTTATCCCAGTGCTGGGAATACTATTGTTCTGCGCACATTTTGGGCCTTCTGCTTCCTTAAAGGGAATGCGTCATTAAAtaatgatctattgtttaaatcagatttttgttttaaatgttttttttcccataTATCATACTTTATTTAAAATTAAAATAGAAATTGCAATTTTCAGAAGGGTCTGGGAGGGATTGGGGAGGGTTAGGGTTCTTGGGTTTTGATTTTTGCTATATGCTTAGCCTAATTGTATTGCATTTATACCCTGTTATCTTAAAGTTaataaaaagaatttaaaaaaagaaattgcaatTTTCACACCGACCACTGCAACTAAACTAAACTTaggaaatccacatgtacattaGTTGCAATGAACAGACCCCGACCCTATCTTTTGtaatgaagcatctaatgagcgtgtgcaaatgtcattgtgaagcaaaaagaggaggtgagctgtgacatcacctaatgtgaatggtggatcctgttatctactgtatatagaggtgttatcaatcattgtacaggaggaggaggaggtgagctgtgacatcccctattgtgaatggtggatcctgtgttatctactgtatatagaggtgctatcagtgattgtacaggaggaggaggtgagctgtgacatcatctattgtgaatggtggatcctgtgttatctgctgtatatagaggtgttatcagtcattgtacaggaggaggtgagctgtgacatcacctaatgtgaatggtggatcctgttatttactgtatatagaggtgttatcaatcattgtacaggaggaggaggtgagctgtgacatcacctattgtgaatggtggatcctgtattatctattgtatgtagaggtgttatcagtcattgtacaggaggaggtgagctgtgacatcccctaatgtgaatggtggatcctgtgttatctactgtatatagaggtgttatcagtaattatacaggaggatgaggtgagctgtgacatctcctattgtgaatggtggatcctgtgttatctactgtatatagaggtgttatcagtaattatacaggaggaggaggtgagctgtgacatcacctattgtgaatggtggatcctgtgttatctactgtatatagaggtgttatcagtcattgtacaggaggaggtgagctgtgacatcccctattgtgaatggtggatcctgtgttatctactgtatatagaagtgatatcagtcattgtacaggaggaggaggtgagctgtgacatcatctattgtgaatgggggatcctgtgttatctactgtatatagaggtgttatcagtcattgtacaggaggaggtgagctgtgacatcccctattgtgaatggtggatcctgtgttatctactgtatatagaagtgatatcagtcattgtacaggaggaggaggtgagctgtgacatcatctattgtgaatgggggatcctgtgttatctactgtatatagaggtgttatcagtaattatacaggaggaggtgagctgtgacatcacctattgtgaatggtggatcctgtgttatctactgtatatagaggtgttatcagtcattgtacaggaggaggaggtgagctgtgatatctcctattgtgaatggtggatcctgtgttatcagtcattgttatcctgtctctgatgataatACAACTTTTGAAAACTGTTCCAGAAAGGAAGAGATATACGAGACTCAAAAAATCCCAGTGATCAGTGTGAAAATTGGaagattactattttttttatataggaaagataaatatcttggtaccgtgttagccagtagatagaaaaatatttagaattgagagtcctcatggaactttccaatatttatggacacaactgtttaccactctcccataatgacagttctctgctgtgttgtgcataaatatgtgattcttcagaatttgtattattctctgcctgatgaagggacctgtgtagtctcgtaagctgcaatttgttaccatcttttcagttagccattaaaaggtatcaaccactgaggactctcaattctaaatatttttctattcttTTTATAAAGATCGTgatataagaaaaaaataaaccGCCAAAATTGtcttaaaaataaaacacaaaacccGTTTTAAACAATTGGtgattttctgatgacatattCACTTTAAGGTCATTAGATTGGGAGTCTCGGATCTCCGGCCTCAGCAGCGCTCTCTTGTGCTGAATTAGTGGTGTGGAATATCTGATAATCCGGATGCCTCTGGTCTTCTGCATGGAAAATGCTGAGTAACAATCACCTTTCGGCCGCTGAACATGAGACCGTGACCCCGATCACATTTACTCTTTACTATGCCAAAATGAATATTTACTAACCTAAGAAAAAAAATGTAGTCTCTGGATCTATTTCATGTCAAGGATGTTTCACAGAGAGCAATGCGAGGTTACATaacactccagtcacatccaaagctgcaatcACATTTAGAACTACAGTACAGATAAGCAAAGTTAGGTATCTGCAAAGTATCACAAGACATCAGAACAAGTGTGGACTTTTTGCAGATAACCTGTGGGGTCTTTACATGTCTGTGCATCAAAATAATGGTGCTGATGGGGTTAATGACCACCATGACCATAGTGGAGTTTCTAGCATCCATAAAATCTTCTAGGAACAGCGCCACACCGGCTTAGTGGTCGTGCCTGGTATTGTAGCTCTTGATGTGTATGGAGAGAAGCTGCAATACCACATATAACCATTGGACAGGTGTGGCactatttgtgagaaaaaaaaagccaTGTTTTTCAAATCCTGGCCACATGTTACACTGACCATGCCTTTAACGCCTTCAGGAAAGAGGAATCTGTTGTATATAGAGTTGACGGTGTCGTCTGGCAGGACCTCACACTCTTTCTGCAGTAGAATGTCGCCCGTGTCCAGCCCATCATCAGCCCAGAACACGGTGAAGCCGCCTATCTTATCTCCCTGCATCAACGTCCTGCAAGAGAAAAATTATCtcgatgcagctctggatgtgactagaggtTACATAAGTCAAGGAGAGCGATGCAAAGTATCTACATTTACTCCACACTGAATGTTCACCTGTGCAATGTGGATATAACATATACGGCCCCCATACTGACCAGTTGATTGCGGAGGCCCCCCGATGACGAGGCAGGATGGATGGATGGTAGATGATGGATCCATGTTTCGGAGCATCAATGACTTCCATGGGGATGAACTGAGAGCAGAAGGGAAGAACATTCAGCTCAGCCTCCACCGATTTGTATTGTTCCACCACCTCCGGCAAAGCCTGACCCTTCACTCGCCAGCGCGGGAATTTAAAAACAGGAACGCCATCTTTCTCTGCTTCTACTCCTACGGGAGCAAGAAGATGTTTTATTAGAACTGGAATTCAAGAGGAAGCTCTACCACATCAAGTTAAAGAAAATGAAAAGGGTTCACACCTTTGTGCATAGACCTTTCATCTATGAGCGCTGAAAAGGAATAGCAGCCACacagctatacaggtccttctcaaaaaattagcatatagtgttaaatttaattatttaccataatgtaatgattacaattaaactttcatatattatagattcattatccaccaactgaaatttgtcaggtcttttattgttttaatactgatgattttggcctacaactcctgataacccaaaaaacctgtctcaataaattagcatatttcaaccgtccaatcaaataaaagtgttttttaataccaaacaaaaaaaccatcaaataataatgttcagttatgcactcaatacttggtcgggaatcctttggcagaaatgactgcttcaatgcggcgtggcatggaggcaatcagcctgtgacactgctgagatgttatggaggcccaggatgcttcaatagcggccttaagctcatccagagtgttgggtcttgcgtctctcaactttctcttcacaatatcccacagattctctatggggttcaggtcaggagagttggcaggccaattgagcacagtaataccatggtcagtaaaccatttaccagtggttttggcactgtgagcaggtgccaggaagcatgaagtgctccaaaatctcctgatagctagctgcattgaccctgcccttgatgaaacacagtggaccaacaccagcagctgacatggcaccccacaccatcactgactgtgggtacttgacactggacttcaggcattttggcatttccttctccccagtcttcctccagactctggcaccttgatttccgaatgacatgcaaaatttgctttcatcagaaaaaagtacttgggaccacttagcaacagtccagtgctgcttctctgtagcccaggtcaggcgcttctgccgctgtttatggttcaaaagtggctttacctggggaatgcggcacctgtagcccatttcctgcacacgcctgtgcacggtggctctggatgtttccacaccagactcagtccactgcttcctcaggttccccaaggtctggaatcggtccttctccacaatcttcctcagggtccggtcacctcttctcgttgtacagcgttttctgccacattgtttccttccaacagacttaccattgaggtgccttgatacagcactctgggaacagcctatttgttgagaaatttctttctgggtcttaccctcttgcttgagggtgtcaatgatggccttcttgacatctgtcaggtcgctagtcttacccatgatgggggttttgagtaatgaaccaggcagggagtttttaaaagcctcaggtatcttttgcatgtgtttagagttaattagttgattcagaagattagggtaataggtcgtttagagaaccttttcttgatatgctaatttattgagacagctttttgggttttcaggagttgtaggccaaaatcatcagtattaaaacaataaaagaccggacaaatttcagttggtggataatgaatctataatatatgaaagtttaattgtaatcattacattatggtaaataatgaaacttaacactatatgctaattttttgagaaggacctgtatactaaaATAGTGACATTTTTCaaatgcctgcagtcaccactagagggacctCTTTACATATAGTGAatcagtatgcagtgagctccccctagtggtggccgttaGAAATAATAATGTTagctttgaaaaataaaaagagctcagagacagaaaagCAGAACTCTGGTGATAGTGATGACGATGAAGCACATACCTAGCGGATCTGGCTTGCCACCTGCTTTATCAGGAATTGTGAATACTCCAACCACTTGGTGTCCCTCCTTTAATAGCTCCTTGTACACTTCTTTTCCAAACAGGCTCTGTCCAATCACTGCAATCTTCATGACGAAAGCTGGCGGAACGGGctaataaaaaaatgcattaaaaagaaATATGGTGATATTAGAAGAATATGTCACATCAAATAATCAATTGAACAAAAATATCTGGAGATTAAAAATAATCAGATCATCTTTATTTTAGTTTTAATGTGGGAACAACATTCTTCTGTGTTCAGTGTCACCCCCTGCTGGATAGTGACCCTAGCTGCCAAGAGGATGGAAGGAAAATTacaacaataatactgccccctatgtgcaagaatataactactataatactgctcctatgtacaagaatataactactataatactgcccctatgtacaagaatataactactataatactgctcctatgtacaagaatataactactataatactgcccctatgtacaagaatataactactataatactgccccctatgtacaagaatataactactataatactgtccctatgtacaggaatataactactataatactgcccctatgtacaagaatataactactataatactgcccctatgtataagaatataactactataatactgctcctatgtacaagaatataactactataatactgctcctatgtacaagaatataactactataatactgcccctatgtacaagaatataactactataatactgccccctatgtacaggaatataactactataatactgctcctatgtacaagaatataactactataatactgctcctatgtacaggaatataactactataatactgctcctatgtacaagaatataactactataatactccccctatgtacaagaatataactactataatactgcccctatatacaagaatataactactataatactgctcctatgtacaagaatataactactataatactgctcctatgtacaagaatataactactataatactgctcctatgtacaagaatataactactataatacggtcccctatgtacaagaatataactactataatactgctcctatgtacaggaatataactactataatactgccccctatgtataagaatataactactataatactgctcctatgtacaagaatataactactataatactgctcctatgtacaagaatataactactataatactgctcctatgtacaagaatataactactataatactgctcctatgtacaagaatataactactataatactgctcctatgtacaagaatataactactataatactgctcctatgtacaagaatataactactataatactgctcctatgtacaagaatataactactataatactgcccctatgtacaagaatataactactataatactgctcctatgtacaagaatataactactataatactgcccctatgtacaagaatataactactataatactgctcctatgtacaagaatataactactataatactgcccctatgtacaagaatataactactataatactgctcctatgtacaagaatataactactataatactgctcctatgtacaagaatataactactataatactgcccctatgtacaagaatataactactataatactgctcctatgtacaagaatataactact
Coding sequences:
- the ALDH1L1 gene encoding cytosolic 10-formyltetrahydrofolate dehydrogenase, coding for MKIAVIGQSLFGKEVYKELLKEGHQVVGVFTIPDKAGGKPDPLGVEAEKDGVPVFKFPRWRVKGQALPEVVEQYKSVEAELNVLPFCSQFIPMEVIDAPKHGSIIYHPSILPRHRGASAINWTLMQGDKIGGFTVFWADDGLDTGDILLQKECEVLPDDTVNSIYNRFLFPEGVKGMVEAVRLIAHGSAPRIPQPTEGATYDPIQKKETAKINWDESAEAIHNFIRGNDKVPGAWTELNGSKLTFFGSSFTPNGPSPDGEPLEIPGASKPAVVTKNGLVLFGNDGKTLIVKNLQFEDGKMIPASQYFKSSDNASLQLSAEEQAVADEMRAAWKRILTNVPQVEDSTDFFKAGAASMDVVRLVEEVKLKCKGLQLQNEDVYMATKFEEFVQMLVRRLRGEDAEDEILIDYVEKDVNDMKIRIPHQLFINGQFTDAEGGKTYETINPTDGNAICKVSLAQVSDIDKAVAAAKDAFEKGEWGKMNPRDRGRLIYRLADLMEEHQEELATIESIDSGAVYTLALKTHVGMSIQTFRYFAGWCDKIQGSTIPINQARPNRNLTFTKREPIGVCGIVIPWNYPLMMLAWKAAACLAAGNTVVLKPAQVTPLTALKFAELTVKAGFPKGVVNILPGAGSLIGQRLSDHPDVRKIGFTGSTPIGKQIMKSCAVSNVKKVSLELGGKSPLIIFTDCDLDKAVRMGMGAVFFNKGENCIAAGRLFVEDSIHDEFVKRVVDEVKKMKIGDPLDRSTDHGPQNHKAHLDKLVEYCQIGVKEEATLVYGGKQVPRPGFFFEPTIFTDVADHMFIAKEESFGPVMIISKFTDGDVDGVLKRANDTEFGLASGVFTKDISKALYVSDKLQAGTVFINTYNKTDVAAPFGGFKQSGFGKDLGEEALNEYLKTKAVTIEY